The stretch of DNA TTCAGAGCGTCGTGCTACAGAAGTTGATCATTCTGGTTCCTCATCGAATCGTCGCCGCGAAAATGCTTAGTTTTTGTGATTGAACTAGAATTTGGAGTAGAGAACAATGTTGCAGCCAAAGCGCACAAAGTTCCGTAAACAATTCAAGGGCCGTATTCACGGCGTTTCGAAGGGTGGTACGGATTTGAATTTCGGTGCTTACGGTTTGAAGGCTGTTGAGCCAGAACGGATTACCGCCCGCCAAATTGAAGCGGCACGTCGTGCGATTACACGTTATATGAAGCGTTCCGGTCGCGTGTGGATTCGTATTTTTCCGGATCTTCCGGTTACATCTAAGCCGACTGAAGTTCGTATGGGTAAGGGTAAGGGAAGTGTAGATTATTGGGCGACTCGTGTTGCGCCTGGGCGTATTATGTTTGAGCTTGATGGGGTTCCTGAAGATGTGGCACGTGAGGCACTAAGATTGGGTGCTGCCAAGTTGCCTATAAAGACACGTTTCATCCAGCGTATTGCTGAATAAAGAGGTTAAGCGATGAGAGCCATAAAATTACGGGCGCAAACGCTCGACCAAATGAAAGATGAGTTGGTGAAGTTGAAGAAAGAACAATTTAATTTGCGCTTTCAAAGAGCAACAGGTCAATTGGAAAAGACTGCACGTGTTAGACAAGTTCGTCGTGACATTGCACGTGTTAAAACTTTTCTTCGCCAGAAGATAAACGAAAGTAAGGCTTAAGGAAATAAGTTATGCCTAAACGCATTTTGCAGGGTGTTGTTGTTAGTGACAAGAGCGATAAGACTGTGGTTGTTAAAGTGGAGCGTCGTTATTCTCATCCACTTCTCAAAAAGACCGTTCGACAGTCTAAAAAGTATAAGGCGCATGACGAGAGTAACCAGTTCAAGATTGGGGATCAGGTTTCTATTCAGGAATCTAGACCAATTTCGAAAGACAAGCGTTGGACTGTTTTTAAAGGCAGTGTGGCGTAGTTGATTAGCTTTGTTGTTTTAAAATTTGACAGTGGTTTTGTTTCCGTTGGTAGATTTAAGGACAATATTTTTCGTTATTTGGCAGGCAAGTCTGGATATGTAGAGATATAACCGGATATAAGTATTAAAAGAAGGTGGCCATTCATGATTCAGATGCAAACAAACCTCGACGTTGCCGATAATTCAGGTGCTCGTCGTGTCATGTGCATCAAAGTGTTAGGCGGTTCAAAGCGAAAATATGCTTCGGTCGGTGACATTATTGTTGTTTCGGTCAAGGATGCTATTCCTCGTGGCCGTGTTAAAAAGGGTGATGTGATGAAAGCTGTAGTAGTTCGTACTGCTAAGGATATTCGTCGCGCAGATGGTAGTGTTATTCGTTTTGATGGCAATGCTGCTGTTTTGGTGGATAATAAGAAAGAGCCGATCGGTACACGTATCTTCGGACCAGTTCCCCGCGAGCTTCGTGGTAGGAATCATATGAAGATCATTTCGCTCGCTCCTGAAGTGTTGTAAGGAGTGGGTGGTATGCAAAAAATTCGCAAAGGTGATAAAGTTGTTGTTTTATCCGGTAAGGATAAGGGATGTAGTGGTGAAGTAATTAAGGTGAATCCGAAGGAAAACAAGGCTTTTGTTCGTGGGGTTAATATGATTAAACGTCATCAGCGTCAAACGCAAAAACAAGAGGCTGGGATTGTTTCTAAGGAAGCTCCGATTCATCTATCTAATTTGGCGATTGCTGATCCTAAAGATGGTAAGCCTACACGTGTAGGTTTTCGTGTGAATGCAGATGGTGATAAGGTTCGTTTTGCCAAGCGTTCGGGAGAATTGATTAATGGCTGAGGAAAAACAAACGCCGCGCATGAAGATGCATTATTTTGAAGTGGTTCGTAAAGCTCTTCAAGAGAAGTTTAATTATAAGAATGCAATGCAAATTCCGCGGGTTGATAAAATTGTGATTAATATGGGGGTTGGTGAAGCAACTGCCGATTCTAAAAAACCATCTATTGCTGCTGAGGATTTGGGGTTAATAACAGGTCAGAAAGCTGTTGTGACCCGTGCACGTAATTCTATTGCGACCTTTAAGGTTCGTGAAGGAATGCCGCTCGGGGCTAAAGTTACGTTGCGTAAAGATCGTATGTTTGAGTTTTTGGATCGTCTTGTTACGATCGCGCTTCCGCGGGTTCGCGACTTTCGTGGTTTGAATCCAAAAAGTTTTGATGGTCGTGGCAATTTTGCTATGGGTATTAAAGAACACATTGTGTTTCCAGAAATTAACTATGACAAAGTTGATCAAATTTGGGGCATGGATATTATCGTTTGTACGACAGCAAAAACGGATGATGAGGCACGTGAATTGTTGCGTGCTTTTAATTTTCCTTTTCGTTTGTAACGGCAAATGTAGCGAGGTAGGATTATGGCCAAAGTAAGTGCCGTTGAGAAAAATAAGCGTCGTGAGGTGATGGTAAAGCGTTATGCTGCACGTCGTGCACGCTTGAAAGCGATAGTTATGGATCAGAAGGTTTCTCTTGAGGAGCGTTTTAAAGCTTCTGTTCAATTGGCGGGGTTGCCGCGTAATTCTGCAAAAGTTCGGGTTCGTAATCGCTGTGAGGTTTCAGGGCGTCCTCGGGCTTATTATCGTAAATTAAAAATGTCGCGGATTGCGTTGCGTGAGCTTGGTTCCGTAGGGCATATTCCAGGCATTGTTAAGTCTAGTTGGTGAGAGGAGATTACTCAATGTCTATGTCAGATCCTCTTGGTGATATGTTAACGCGTATTCGTAATGCGCTTGGTCGTAAAAAAGGAAAAGTGGTTACACCTGCTTCTAAGCTTCGTGTTCGCGTTCTTGATGTTCTCCAGTCTGAAGGTTATATTCGCGGATATAATCAAGTTGATTGTGGTGATGGAAAGTCTGAAATTGAAATCGAGTTGAAGTATTTTGAGGGGTTAGCTGCTATTCGTGAAATTTCACGTGTTTCAAAGCCGGGTCGTCGTGTATATGTTTCTGCTAAGTCACTTCCTCAAGTGGCAAATGGTCTTGGTATTTCTATTTTATCAA from Bartonella taylorii encodes:
- the rplP gene encoding 50S ribosomal protein L16, with the protein product MLQPKRTKFRKQFKGRIHGVSKGGTDLNFGAYGLKAVEPERITARQIEAARRAITRYMKRSGRVWIRIFPDLPVTSKPTEVRMGKGKGSVDYWATRVAPGRIMFELDGVPEDVAREALRLGAAKLPIKTRFIQRIAE
- the rpmC gene encoding 50S ribosomal protein L29 — its product is MRAIKLRAQTLDQMKDELVKLKKEQFNLRFQRATGQLEKTARVRQVRRDIARVKTFLRQKINESKA
- the rpsQ gene encoding 30S ribosomal protein S17, whose product is MPKRILQGVVVSDKSDKTVVVKVERRYSHPLLKKTVRQSKKYKAHDESNQFKIGDQVSIQESRPISKDKRWTVFKGSVA
- the rplN gene encoding 50S ribosomal protein L14, which encodes MIQMQTNLDVADNSGARRVMCIKVLGGSKRKYASVGDIIVVSVKDAIPRGRVKKGDVMKAVVVRTAKDIRRADGSVIRFDGNAAVLVDNKKEPIGTRIFGPVPRELRGRNHMKIISLAPEVL
- the rplX gene encoding 50S ribosomal protein L24, encoding MQKIRKGDKVVVLSGKDKGCSGEVIKVNPKENKAFVRGVNMIKRHQRQTQKQEAGIVSKEAPIHLSNLAIADPKDGKPTRVGFRVNADGDKVRFAKRSGELING
- the rplE gene encoding 50S ribosomal protein L5, yielding MAEEKQTPRMKMHYFEVVRKALQEKFNYKNAMQIPRVDKIVINMGVGEATADSKKPSIAAEDLGLITGQKAVVTRARNSIATFKVREGMPLGAKVTLRKDRMFEFLDRLVTIALPRVRDFRGLNPKSFDGRGNFAMGIKEHIVFPEINYDKVDQIWGMDIIVCTTAKTDDEARELLRAFNFPFRL
- the rpsN gene encoding 30S ribosomal protein S14; its protein translation is MAKVSAVEKNKRREVMVKRYAARRARLKAIVMDQKVSLEERFKASVQLAGLPRNSAKVRVRNRCEVSGRPRAYYRKLKMSRIALRELGSVGHIPGIVKSSW
- the rpsH gene encoding 30S ribosomal protein S8: MSMSDPLGDMLTRIRNALGRKKGKVVTPASKLRVRVLDVLQSEGYIRGYNQVDCGDGKSEIEIELKYFEGLAAIREISRVSKPGRRVYVSAKSLPQVANGLGISILSTPKGVMADHEAREQNVGGELLCRVF